The sequence TGATATTGCCTGATACACTTTTCCATTCAGGCTTAGTGAAGCAAATATTAGGCAGTAATGGCTTAGAGGGTCAGGTTCTGGTGCTCGTTGTGACTGTTGCTTCTGTTGTCGAGTCTTTTTTGTCATTGCAACAAAGAGAGAGCATGTATCAGGTTCAGATTACTAATTAGCTTAACAAAATAACTCCCATAATTGGATTGCTTTTGCTgctctatttatttttgtttttactcTTTGATGTAGTTGTTTGTGGTATTTGTGGTTTGTTACAGGGCCAACCTGAGATGATTGCTGGTGCTCAAATTGATGTTATGTTAGAGGTATGAGATAATAGTTATTTGTTATTACTTATTTGAAATGGTTAGTAGTTGGGGTTTATTATGACACACTGAGTATGTTGATTTTCAGGAAAGGTGGGGGATGGAGAGAGTGGCTGAGGGGAGTTTGGATAAAGGAACTTCTTACTGGCATACTGCTCGACTTATAAGATTGGTAGGTACATATATTACTAATCTCCTATGCTGGAGCATCAAAAGAAGCTCAGGCAAATATGCAATTTTATGCTAAAGCAGCTGGATGGAGTGTTTGTTACTTCATTATCTTGAATCGCAGCACCAAGATCAACTAGTTTTTGAACCTTTTTAAGTTTCAGTTATTTCCTTAGGTAGTTTTGGCACTTCAATGGAATTGGCTGGGAAGTTTACATGAGCATTgcatatgattttttttatatcttgcATTGTACCCTTAATTGGAGATAGCCTGTAATAAGTCGGACTACTGAGGCTTATGGAAATGATAGTGAACTACTTAAAACTCTGCtgtttcataaatttaatattggtAGCATGCTATTGTTGGTTTTTTCCACGATGGTCATAAGTATTGatttctcaagttttttgatttaaatgcaattttTTTGTGGAGGCCGAGATGCCAAATGCACCTTGTAACTTTTACtatgatttataaatatgaattgaTGGTACGTTTTGGCATAAAAAAATTGCTAGATTCTGCTGAACTACCTCCATTTAAAGTTTCTTGTTGGACTTAACTTGGTGCCCATGCTTAATGATAATTAGctttagctttttttttttatacttgtTCATTTGtggaaagaaaatgattgaATATGTAGATCCAACATGTTATTGATTCACCCATTCAAAATGAAGGTCGATGTAGCTGAATCTTCCTTGGCTCTCCAATCACTTGTAGAATCCTCTTTAGGCTCACTAGATCATGGATGGGAGATCGGTTGGTCTCTGGCCTCGCATGATAATGGTCATCGAAATTCTATGGATGTGATTCAGACACAGGTGAGTAAGGCACAaggtcttctttttttcttttcatgtcTCTGTCTTCTGCTAGCAATGGTATTCTGGAATTTATCTCAAGATTGTTCTCCTCTTACCCTTTGTGAAGTTCATccaactaaattaaattatgcaGCAAAAGAGATCACTCCTTCTAAGAACAAGCCTGAACCCATTAACTTGGTAAAATAAGGCAGGGAAAAACATCTTTGGAATAAACTCCAGTTAGGAAAGGAAATCCACTTAGAGATAAGCTGCCCATAAGCATCATGGCGTTAagccaaaaaaattaatagaggAAGCAAATGCAGTCAGGGATTCTGAGTCGGATCCTACTAATGAAGAGAATGGACTTTCTTgatctcttttcatttgttttagGTATTATACCAGAGTTTGTAGATGAAAGTTTTAATAAGTTTTGTTGCAAGCATTGATTTGCTTAAGCAACTTCCATGCACAGTATGATATTGTGGATTAACAATGTCAAGAATGATCCTTTCAGACTGAGGATGGCAATTCATCTTTCAAGCTGGGCCAAAGGCATTTGACAGTAGGGGAATCTGGTAATCCGACCCTTGTGAGCAAGACAAGTACTAGAATTGCCCTTTTGGGAgtctctttaaatttaaaggtGTAGTTTAAATGGCACCatctttatcattttcattatgTCGTGGCTTGTTGGCGTAAGCTATATGATACAGATACAGATATGGTTATTGTTATTTAGGATCTGCCAATCATTACAATATCACCTTCGATTATAAGGGGGGACTCTCTTCTAACAGTGGGTTCTCCTTTTGGTGTCCTTTCACCTGTGCACTTTTTTAACaggtaatttttcttaattctctCATTTGCTTTCTCATTTCCATGTTTCTAATAGGGTCTCATCGGCATCATATGATGATGCAATGGACATTTTAAAtctacaattatttttatttaatcctTCACTTTCTGAACCAGCTTGTCGATGGGATCTGTTGCCAACTGTTATCCAGCTAGATCATCTAATGTTTCTTTGGTGATGGCTGACATTCGGTGTCTTCCAGGTGGATATTTCTCTTTAGACTATGACTGGGTTATTTGGTGCTACTGAATTCTGATTCTATCTTTGGCACTAAATATATCAGGAATGGAAGGTGCTCCAGCTTTTGGTGAATGTGGAGATTTCATTGGCATTTTGACTAGACCTTTGAGGCAAAAGAGTACTGGTGCTGAAATTCAGGTAACTGGCGAAcattctcattttaaattgtttaataATCTGGTGATTAATGGATCATGCAAAATTCTAGCCTTGGGTAACAGCTGGTGATTCCTTGGGAAGCCATTGCTACTGCTTGTGGTGACTTGCTGCTGAAGGAGCCTCAAAATGCAGAAGAAGGGATCGCAATTAACAAGGAGAACTTAAATGCTGTAGAGAATGCATACAGCCATGAGTCAGATGGACCCTTCAGTTATAAGTATGAGCATTTTAATTCTCATTGCTCTTCAACCCTGCCAGTTGAGAAGGTGATGGCTTCTGTTTGTCTTATTACCATTGATGAAGGTATATGGGCATCTGGGGTTCTTCTCAATGATCAAGGCCTAGTACTTACAAATGCTCACCTGTTAGAACCTTGGAGATTTGGAAAAACGACTATAAATGGTGGAAGAAATAGAACAAAGTCGGGAGCACTTTTCCTCCCACCTGAAGGATCTGTGATTCCTGGGCATTCCAATGTTGATAGCTACAGGGGGAGTCAGATGCCATTAAATAAAGCTAAGATCATGGATTCCTCTGTATTTGATCAGACCAAGGGAGACCAATTGAGTTTGTCTTACAGTGGCCATCGAAACATACGAGTTCGCTTGGATCATTTTAACCCATGGATTTGGTGTGATGCTAAAGTAATATATGTTTCCAAGGGGCCTTTGGATGTTGCCTTACTGCAGCTTGAATATGTTCCAGATCAGCTTTGCCCTATCAAGGCGGATTATGCCTGCCCAATTTTGGGATCAAAGGCATATGTTATTGGACATGGATTATTTGGACCAAGATGTGGTAACAGCCTTTAAACCTTATATATCTGTTTAGATTGTGAACAACCTTGAAAAAGAATCCATATAGTTAGCATCTTACTTAAAACTTATTCATTTTGTTCATTGATGTATTTTCTCGTTCTTCTTATGTTCTCTTCAGGAATGATGCTTTCAATTATTTAGCATcagaattttattagattttgtttctattattatttcattattacatctaaatattttcttgttacTTTGTGACCATTCTTCTAAAGTCATTTGCACTTTAAACAATGCAGGGTTTTTCCCTTCTATTTGCTCTGGAGTGATAGCAAAAATAGTTAAAGTGGAAGCACCTACATTTTATCAATCCATTCAAGGGGACTCGCATATTCCTGCAATGCTCGAAACAACAGCTGCTGTCCACCCTGGTGGCAGTGGCGGTGCTGTTATCAATTCAAGTGGTCATATGATTGGACTTGTTACCAGGTGTAGTTTAAAGTGTTGCAAAAACGTTCATTATCCTGTATAGGTTATGTCCCATGATTGTTGTACTTGAGAAGCTACCAAGTTATTTTATTGGCAGAGTCAGGTGGGTCTTGACCTGTGAATAAGTCTAAGAATGGCAGAATGCTATTTTCTACATAATCAAATGGTCTATTAAAACTTGAATTGGTCCTTGGATATCTAGTGGGGATATGTCAAACAACATGGTATGagcatttatctttccttatTTGATGTTTGTGCTGCATGCGAAAAGATTGGTATGATGGGATCTATCGTGAACAGGAGGCAAAGTTACAATAACAGGAGGCAAAATTACAATCTGACATATCATTCATCTATACTTTCCATCTTTATGAGCTCCAAGTACACAATTTCTCCTAATGAAGTTCTTCAGTGGCTGCAGATCGGAGTTCTGTATTTTAATGAGATGAGTTTCTTGATACAGCAATGCGAGGCATGGTGGAGGGAGAGTTATACCACATCTGAATTTCAGCATTCCTTGTGCACTATTGGCGCCTATTTTTGAGTTTGCAAGAGGTGGTTTACCAGAACAAATACTTCTAGAAAATATTGATCATGAAGTGGATCTAATCTCAGTTTGTTCCTGCATGAGGCATTTGTTCAATCATTTCTTAATGTCACAGGCTCTCGTGAATATTGAAAGAGAAAGGTTTTGTAAATGATATATGATAAGGTTCCTGTCTCCTATTTTGAGTGAGTAAAATATATGACATATAAAACTTAAATTGAAAATGTAAAAAACAAGACTCATTCTTTGCATGTTGCCTgaacttttataattttctgaAGGTACATGTGCTTAGGATTTCTGATAaccttgttttcttttgacaGGTACAAAGGATATTTCACTTCTGCAGAATCTTGATCGACCAAATCAACAACTTTCCTCGGTGTGGGCATTGATGCCATCGCTCTCCCACAAGCCAAGCCCTCCTCTGTCTAATCTGCCAGAGTCGCTGCTGGAAGATCATGAAAAACAAGGAAGGGTTTCCAAATTTGCAAAATTTATAGCTGAAAGAGACGAGGTTTTGAGAAGCTCGACTCGACTTGGGAAGGTAGGAAGCTTTTCAAATGAGATTTCTCCTAGTAAGTTATGACCTTATGCCAACCTGTAACGGATACCAAATGAAGGAGATATCACCAGCATGAAAGTGGAATCAAGCATTTCCACCTTTTATAGCAATGGCGTTTCATCTGCTTCACCAAAGATTGAAATGGTGGGGTGGATTGGGGGGCGAGACTGCTTTGTGGGCTTGGGATGtgtaatttctttaaatttgtatacaagcaaaataaatattcctgCACACAGGATTACACTTTGCAATGTCAATACACAATATTCCTGCTTTGAGGTTATCTTATTcttgctattttatttttctcattattgCCCTTTTAGTTTCAAGAAACATGctatttcttttccaaaacCTAAATGCAACTTTcttagataatttatttttctaattactttaaatgatattttctcTGTccgataataatataattctttttagcTATTAGTTTAGtaagtaattattaaatataacttGACCAATTAGTATAAATATTAACACATACTGTtgatttttacaaattatattgttaaattgtagttttacaaaaagtttaataaagatatttcagagaaataatgataaaatgatattattaatcaaaaaattacatttcataattcaaatataaattgaaaataaattatttttctagggCAGATAGTATACTTATATTGAATGGAGTAtctagaaaaatttataattttgaaataaaattaaaaattttagatgaTTCAAATTGGTTGgcattttaagaaattaagagATTGTTTACTTGTAGGGCTTTCATTTTTTAGTTctttagaaaaatgaaatattttcattttcattgaaaatttataaaatatgtttgatttataaaagatatttttttaataaatctaagtaatattttaaatataaagagtgaacttgaaataaataaagtgagaatttcttgttttatttgaaaacaaatgattttttatataaataagaatataaaagtatgttaaatttatttttaatttttttaaagtttagttataattttaaaaacataaaaaatagttttttatttttatttggaaaaatagtacaataaatacaaaattttattttttaattttatttaaattttttctggAAAACTgatataattttctataaataaacagattttaaaaatattatttttcagcTTCTATTCATTATAATTGAATGCAGATGAGagagaaatataataaaaatgagataTTCTATTTACAGTAATTTTGAATTGATAAGTAATGAGTTTTTTAAtctttgtataaaaatattaagttgaCACTTCTTTTGGAATGAAgtagtatttatatatacaagtgacagatttttttatcattaattatttaattaataattaaaaataaattataatttaaaatggtaaagaaatttaaagttaatttattttattaaaaagaaagccattattttttttttaaaaaaaaccaacataaactgaaaaataaaataaaactctttatagtcatatatttaaaattaaataaattaacagaaattaaaatattaaaaaattatatttaatatttaattttaaaaataaaatgatataaatgagttgtaaaattatatcaatatttttttatattttataaataaaaataataatagataatattataataaaataaaatatagtataatatataattttaaaattatatataaaaatattattatataagaaGATGTATTTTCAGCATaaagtatttataatttattataataaaaattatttttatttataatttattataataacaattttatttttatttataattaataaaaattaataccgTAATTCTTTTATCACCCTGTACAGAGGTTTTACTTTAGTTGTTAGCAAAGGACAAGAAACTATGCCATCGCCCGTAGTAGAGCTTCCGTAATGGACAGTGATTTTTTGAAACAAGAAACAAACGAAACAGATGGTGCTGTCTCACAATACAAACATTTTTGagttcttgaattcttgaccTAATCAGTCACTTAttcattctcttttctttatcagTACATTTACATTTATACATCCCCATCTCGCATCTTCaacctctctttctttttatcaatagATTGGCACCGTTTTTAGAGACAAGACAGAGTATAAGTATAGTGGCTGACTGGCTGATGACTAAGACCAACCATCACTATACTTTTCACTATTTAATTTGCAAGGTATAGGGgtttagagaaagaaagaggaaaaaaaaaaagaaaaaagaaaaaagaaaaacggaaaagaaaatggagcaGACAGTGGCTTACAAGGAGTACTTAGCCGGTTTACTTGCCGGAGTTGCCACAGTTATTACCGGTCACCCCTTTGACACAGTCAAGGTACATATATCTGATCTGGGTATCTCTTAGATTTTGCTGTTAATCCAATACTTGAAATGGGTTGTTATGTTATGTGCTTAGAGTGTTTTCAGGAATTTTGGATTTTACTGAAAATTCAATTTgtgtttgtaattatttttgtttgtttgttctAATTTGTTAGGTGAAGCTGCAAAAACACAATACAGAAGCTCATGGAATTAAGTATCGAAATAGTCTGCATTGTACTGCTAG comes from Ricinus communis isolate WT05 ecotype wild-type chromosome 5, ASM1957865v1, whole genome shotgun sequence and encodes:
- the LOC8258443 gene encoding glyoxysomal processing protease, glyoxysomal isoform X1; this translates as MGFPETVNFARNFAVMVRVHGPDPKGLKMRNHAFHLYASGKTTLSASGMILPDTLFHSGLVKQILGSNGLEGQVLVLVVTVASVVESFLSLQQRESMYQGQPEMIAGAQIDVMLEERWGMERVAEGSLDKGTSYWHTARLIRLVDVAESSLALQSLVESSLGSLDHGWEIGWSLASHDNGHRNSMDVIQTQTEDGNSSFKLGQRHLTVGESGNPTLVSKTSTRIALLGVSLNLKDLPIITISPSIIRGDSLLTVGSPFGVLSPVHFFNSLSMGSVANCYPARSSNVSLVMADIRCLPGMEGAPAFGECGDFIGILTRPLRQKSTGAEIQLVIPWEAIATACGDLLLKEPQNAEEGIAINKENLNAVENAYSHESDGPFSYKYEHFNSHCSSTLPVEKVMASVCLITIDEGIWASGVLLNDQGLVLTNAHLLEPWRFGKTTINGGRNRTKSGALFLPPEGSVIPGHSNVDSYRGSQMPLNKAKIMDSSVFDQTKGDQLSLSYSGHRNIRVRLDHFNPWIWCDAKVIYVSKGPLDVALLQLEYVPDQLCPIKADYACPILGSKAYVIGHGLFGPRCGFFPSICSGVIAKIVKVEAPTFYQSIQGDSHIPAMLETTAAVHPGGSGGAVINSSGHMIGLVTSNARHGGGRVIPHLNFSIPCALLAPIFEFARGTKDISLLQNLDRPNQQLSSVWALMPSLSHKPSPPLSNLPESLLEDHEKQGRVSKFAKFIAERDEVLRSSTRLGKVGSFSNEISPSKL
- the LOC8258443 gene encoding glyoxysomal processing protease, glyoxysomal isoform X2, which gives rise to MILPDTLFHSGLVKQILGSNGLEGQVLVLVVTVASVVESFLSLQQRESMYQGQPEMIAGAQIDVMLEERWGMERVAEGSLDKGTSYWHTARLIRLVDVAESSLALQSLVESSLGSLDHGWEIGWSLASHDNGHRNSMDVIQTQTEDGNSSFKLGQRHLTVGESGNPTLVSKTSTRIALLGVSLNLKDLPIITISPSIIRGDSLLTVGSPFGVLSPVHFFNSLSMGSVANCYPARSSNVSLVMADIRCLPGMEGAPAFGECGDFIGILTRPLRQKSTGAEIQLVIPWEAIATACGDLLLKEPQNAEEGIAINKENLNAVENAYSHESDGPFSYKYEHFNSHCSSTLPVEKVMASVCLITIDEGIWASGVLLNDQGLVLTNAHLLEPWRFGKTTINGGRNRTKSGALFLPPEGSVIPGHSNVDSYRGSQMPLNKAKIMDSSVFDQTKGDQLSLSYSGHRNIRVRLDHFNPWIWCDAKVIYVSKGPLDVALLQLEYVPDQLCPIKADYACPILGSKAYVIGHGLFGPRCGFFPSICSGVIAKIVKVEAPTFYQSIQGDSHIPAMLETTAAVHPGGSGGAVINSSGHMIGLVTSNARHGGGRVIPHLNFSIPCALLAPIFEFARGTKDISLLQNLDRPNQQLSSVWALMPSLSHKPSPPLSNLPESLLEDHEKQGRVSKFAKFIAERDEVLRSSTRLGKVGSFSNEISPSKL
- the LOC8258443 gene encoding glyoxysomal processing protease, glyoxysomal isoform X3, with amino-acid sequence MYQGQPEMIAGAQIDVMLEERWGMERVAEGSLDKGTSYWHTARLIRLVDVAESSLALQSLVESSLGSLDHGWEIGWSLASHDNGHRNSMDVIQTQTEDGNSSFKLGQRHLTVGESGNPTLVSKTSTRIALLGVSLNLKDLPIITISPSIIRGDSLLTVGSPFGVLSPVHFFNSLSMGSVANCYPARSSNVSLVMADIRCLPGMEGAPAFGECGDFIGILTRPLRQKSTGAEIQLVIPWEAIATACGDLLLKEPQNAEEGIAINKENLNAVENAYSHESDGPFSYKYEHFNSHCSSTLPVEKVMASVCLITIDEGIWASGVLLNDQGLVLTNAHLLEPWRFGKTTINGGRNRTKSGALFLPPEGSVIPGHSNVDSYRGSQMPLNKAKIMDSSVFDQTKGDQLSLSYSGHRNIRVRLDHFNPWIWCDAKVIYVSKGPLDVALLQLEYVPDQLCPIKADYACPILGSKAYVIGHGLFGPRCGFFPSICSGVIAKIVKVEAPTFYQSIQGDSHIPAMLETTAAVHPGGSGGAVINSSGHMIGLVTSNARHGGGRVIPHLNFSIPCALLAPIFEFARGTKDISLLQNLDRPNQQLSSVWALMPSLSHKPSPPLSNLPESLLEDHEKQGRVSKFAKFIAERDEVLRSSTRLGKVGSFSNEISPSKL